A genomic region of Kribbella sp. NBC_00382 contains the following coding sequences:
- the rox gene encoding rifampin monooxygenase translates to MIDVIIAGGGPTGMMLAAELRLHGVQVVVLERLLEPSPIVRSLGMHARTVEVMDQRGLLERFLALGTKYPVGGFFAGIRKPTPERLDTSHPYTLSILQPVTDRVLTEHAVEVGTDIRTGAELVGLSQDEDGVTVELADGTELRSRYLVGCDGGRSTVRKLLGVAFPGQEATKEALLAEVQLTAPQETVTEVMTEVRKTELWFGAGPVGDGMFRVVVPAAGVSENPRIPPSIEEISKQMIATAGTDFGVHSPSWTSRFTDATRLVEQYRTGRVLLAGDAAHVHPPIGGQGLNLGIQDAFNLGWKLAAEVNGWAPEGLLDSYHLERHPVASSVLDNVVAQGVMMSNDPAGRAVRRLVSDLMDFDDVNRYLTQMIMSVDIRYDFGDGPHLLGRRLRDIQLKHDRLYALMHQGRGLLLDQTGHLSIGGWADRIDHVIDTSEDLDLPAALLRPDGHVIWIGEDQQSLETHLTKWFGAPA, encoded by the coding sequence ATGATTGACGTGATCATTGCCGGTGGTGGACCGACCGGCATGATGCTGGCCGCCGAGCTGCGACTGCACGGCGTCCAGGTAGTAGTCCTGGAGCGGCTGCTCGAGCCGTCTCCTATCGTCCGCTCACTCGGTATGCATGCGCGTACCGTGGAGGTGATGGACCAGCGTGGGCTGCTGGAACGCTTCCTCGCGCTCGGCACGAAGTACCCGGTGGGCGGCTTCTTCGCGGGCATTCGCAAGCCCACGCCCGAGCGGCTGGACACGAGCCATCCGTACACCCTCAGCATCCTGCAGCCCGTCACCGATCGGGTACTGACCGAGCATGCTGTCGAGGTCGGCACCGACATCAGGACCGGTGCCGAGCTGGTCGGGCTGAGCCAGGACGAAGACGGCGTGACGGTCGAGTTGGCCGACGGGACCGAACTCCGCTCGCGTTACCTCGTGGGTTGCGACGGCGGTCGCAGTACGGTGCGGAAGCTGCTCGGCGTCGCCTTCCCCGGCCAGGAGGCCACGAAGGAGGCATTGCTGGCCGAGGTGCAGTTGACTGCACCGCAGGAGACCGTCACCGAGGTGATGACCGAGGTTCGCAAGACTGAGCTGTGGTTCGGCGCCGGGCCGGTTGGTGATGGGATGTTCCGCGTCGTAGTACCGGCAGCCGGGGTGTCCGAGAACCCGCGGATCCCACCGTCCATCGAAGAGATCAGCAAGCAGATGATCGCCACCGCGGGCACCGACTTCGGGGTGCACTCGCCGAGCTGGACGTCCCGCTTCACCGACGCCACGCGGCTCGTTGAGCAGTACCGGACCGGTCGGGTGCTGCTGGCCGGCGACGCGGCACACGTCCACCCACCGATCGGCGGGCAGGGCCTCAACCTCGGGATCCAGGACGCCTTCAACCTCGGCTGGAAGCTCGCTGCCGAGGTCAACGGCTGGGCGCCGGAAGGCCTGCTCGACAGCTACCACCTCGAGAGGCACCCGGTCGCCTCGAGCGTCTTGGACAACGTCGTCGCCCAAGGCGTGATGATGTCCAACGACCCGGCCGGGCGGGCCGTACGCCGGCTGGTGTCGGACCTGATGGACTTCGACGACGTGAACCGGTACCTGACCCAGATGATCATGTCGGTCGACATCCGCTACGACTTCGGCGACGGCCCGCACCTCCTAGGCCGCCGCCTGCGCGACATCCAACTCAAACACGACCGCCTGTACGCCCTGATGCACCAGGGCCGCGGCCTACTCCTGGACCAGACCGGCCACCTCTCGATCGGAGGCTGGGCCGACCGAATCGACCACGTCATCGACACCAGCGAGGACCTGGACCTCCCCGCCGCCCTACTACGCCCAGACGGCCACGTCATCTGGATCGGCGAAGACCAACAATCCCTGGAAACCCACCTAACCAAGTGGTTCGGCGCACCCGCCTGA
- a CDS encoding VOC family protein, with translation MTSVVRTVTFDARDPYELAGFWLKVLRAERPDDDLPGEQYAAVNTPEVKLLFEQNNDEKAVKNRLHLDLQPDTTRDAEVDWLLTLGATIAVDRREPDGTGWVVMHDPEGNEFCVLRSAAERAATS, from the coding sequence ATGACCTCCGTTGTGCGCACAGTGACCTTCGACGCCCGCGACCCCTACGAGTTGGCCGGCTTCTGGCTGAAGGTGCTCCGCGCCGAGCGCCCGGACGACGACCTCCCCGGTGAGCAGTACGCCGCGGTGAACACGCCCGAGGTGAAGCTCCTCTTCGAGCAGAACAACGACGAGAAGGCCGTCAAGAACCGCCTCCACCTCGACCTCCAGCCCGACACCACCCGCGACGCCGAGGTCGACTGGCTCCTCACCCTCGGCGCCACCATCGCCGTCGACCGCCGCGAACCCGACGGCACCGGCTGGGTCGTCATGCACGACCCCGAAGGCAACGAATTCTGCGTACTCCGAAGCGCCGCCGAACGCGCAGCCACCAGCTGA
- a CDS encoding alpha/beta hydrolase, translating to MVDELEARFAANHALLVAARDRLQAAVDTDTASKQDRTRLDTVNDFLRPVLTAQVDASGNVVPVQQYRRFWSVDPEGQGRAVEVLGELSSARNVALLVPGMGNSLETFGGQADRGEAIRHEAGPGTAVIVWLDYDSPQGIPAAMSKAPALEAAPRLASFVDGLDAVKLPSAKVTMVGHSYGTEVVGQALLNGASPDRVVMTGSPGIDKHVDQATDLVAPPTRLYVERAPGDYVAYTQWHGPDPADFPDAIRMATADPFAGDEAVSVHWHNEYYRTNSESLRNVGRVVRGDLAHISRTDTTPMQETRLAWGPGLRGLSGAAAKVYAGVAAVGRPSRSAAAQHAADGARETGSSDGARVSTGSVHSQRPEGPQR from the coding sequence ATGGTGGACGAGCTCGAGGCGCGGTTCGCGGCTAACCATGCGCTGCTGGTCGCTGCGCGTGACCGGTTGCAGGCGGCGGTCGACACCGATACCGCGAGCAAGCAGGACCGTACCCGGCTGGACACGGTCAACGACTTCCTCCGGCCGGTACTGACCGCGCAGGTTGATGCCTCGGGCAACGTCGTACCGGTGCAGCAGTACCGCCGGTTCTGGTCGGTCGACCCGGAGGGACAGGGACGGGCGGTCGAGGTGCTCGGCGAGCTCTCGTCGGCGCGCAATGTGGCGTTGCTGGTGCCTGGCATGGGCAACTCGCTGGAGACCTTTGGTGGTCAGGCGGACCGTGGTGAAGCGATCCGGCATGAGGCTGGTCCTGGTACCGCGGTGATCGTCTGGCTCGACTACGACTCGCCGCAGGGGATCCCGGCCGCGATGAGCAAGGCGCCCGCGCTGGAGGCCGCGCCTCGGCTGGCCTCCTTCGTCGACGGGCTGGATGCGGTGAAGTTGCCGTCGGCAAAGGTCACGATGGTCGGGCACAGCTACGGTACGGAGGTCGTCGGGCAGGCCCTGCTGAACGGCGCGTCCCCGGACCGGGTCGTCATGACCGGCAGCCCCGGGATCGACAAACACGTCGACCAGGCAACGGATCTGGTCGCTCCACCGACGCGGCTGTACGTCGAACGCGCGCCTGGTGACTATGTGGCCTACACCCAGTGGCACGGCCCTGATCCGGCCGACTTCCCGGACGCGATCCGGATGGCGACGGCTGATCCTTTCGCGGGCGACGAGGCGGTGTCGGTGCACTGGCACAACGAGTACTACCGGACGAACAGCGAATCGCTGCGGAACGTTGGGCGGGTGGTGCGCGGGGATCTGGCGCACATCTCGCGCACCGACACCACCCCAATGCAGGAGACTCGACTTGCTTGGGGGCCGGGCCTCCGGGGTCTCTCGGGAGCGGCCGCGAAGGTGTATGCAGGAGTGGCGGCAGTCGGTCGTCCTTCCCGCTCCGCGGCAGCCCAGCACGCCGCGGATGGTGCCCGCGAGACCGGCTCCTCGGATGGCGCCCGCGTCTCGACTGGCTCTGTGCACTCACAACGACCCGAGGGGCCGCAGCGATGA
- a CDS encoding histidine phosphatase family protein, translating to MTSLTLVAHALTPALRGLVLGGDAAPDPAGVEAARELKIVADEVYAGPETAALATASALGLAPVVAPALRDREYGDWTGRELEELLEASPGAVATWLERPHTAPPGGETENDVITRVADWLGDLTRAEAVDNESRGQADRRTVAAVVHPAVVRAAVLYVLDAPAESLRHVDVRPLSVVRLSAHAGSWSLTFG from the coding sequence TTGACGTCCCTGACGCTGGTCGCGCACGCGCTGACCCCTGCTCTGCGGGGACTCGTTCTCGGCGGCGACGCCGCGCCGGATCCAGCCGGGGTCGAGGCGGCCCGGGAGCTGAAGATCGTCGCCGACGAGGTGTACGCCGGACCGGAAACGGCCGCGCTGGCCACCGCGTCGGCGCTTGGGCTGGCGCCCGTCGTTGCGCCGGCGCTGCGGGATCGGGAGTACGGCGACTGGACCGGGCGCGAGCTCGAGGAGTTGCTCGAGGCATCGCCGGGTGCGGTCGCGACCTGGCTCGAGCGGCCGCACACCGCTCCGCCCGGCGGTGAGACCGAGAACGACGTCATCACTCGGGTGGCGGATTGGCTCGGGGACCTGACTCGCGCCGAGGCTGTGGATAACGAGAGCCGGGGCCAGGCGGATCGGCGTACGGTGGCTGCGGTGGTGCATCCGGCGGTGGTCCGGGCAGCTGTGCTGTACGTGCTCGACGCGCCTGCTGAGTCGCTGCGGCATGTCGACGTACGGCCGCTGTCGGTGGTCCGGTTGTCGGCCCACGCTGGTAGCTGGTCGCTCACTTTCGGCTAG
- a CDS encoding CbtA family protein: MRTFGSLLVRGLIVGLFAGLLAGTFAYVMGEPHIDSAIAIEEANAAAHSHDDGSTAEHSHDAEEKPLVSRDGQRFGLFLATSLYGVALGGIFAVGFTLLRRRLRTSSDSYAALGLAAAGYVGIVLVPFLKYPPNPPAVGDPDTITKRTITYLLTLVIGLLAVWAGVAASRWSARFGTAPWIRLAVGGAAFLVTVVAAYLLLPAINEVPETFPATLLWKFRLASLGTQTTLWLLLGLGYAAAIDRRTAKVDSEVVAA; encoded by the coding sequence ATGCGCACCTTCGGATCCCTCCTGGTGCGCGGACTGATCGTCGGACTCTTCGCCGGCCTGCTGGCCGGAACCTTCGCGTACGTGATGGGCGAACCGCACATCGACTCCGCGATCGCGATCGAAGAGGCCAACGCGGCCGCGCACAGCCACGACGACGGCTCGACCGCCGAGCACAGCCACGACGCCGAGGAGAAGCCCCTCGTCAGCCGCGACGGCCAGCGATTCGGGCTGTTCCTGGCCACCTCCCTGTACGGCGTTGCGCTGGGCGGCATCTTCGCCGTCGGCTTCACCCTCCTGCGCCGTCGCCTGCGCACTTCCAGTGACTCGTACGCCGCCCTCGGGCTCGCTGCCGCGGGGTACGTCGGGATCGTGCTCGTACCTTTCTTGAAGTACCCGCCGAACCCGCCCGCTGTCGGTGATCCGGACACGATCACCAAACGGACGATCACCTACCTGCTGACCCTGGTGATCGGCCTGCTCGCGGTTTGGGCCGGTGTCGCCGCGTCGCGCTGGTCGGCCCGCTTCGGCACGGCACCCTGGATCCGGCTTGCGGTCGGGGGAGCGGCGTTCTTGGTGACCGTGGTCGCCGCGTACCTGTTGCTGCCCGCGATCAACGAGGTTCCGGAGACGTTCCCCGCTACGCTGCTCTGGAAGTTCCGGCTGGCCTCGCTGGGCACCCAGACCACGCTCTGGCTACTCCTCGGGCTCGGCTACGCGGCGGCGATCGACCGTCGTACGGCGAAGGTCGACTCTGAGGTGGTTGCCGCTTGA
- a CDS encoding CbtB domain-containing protein, whose product MSATTPARSVAVPAISPRLLAIALVTVVLALMLAYLVGFDQGALSRSGMYLHELMHDGRHLLGVPCH is encoded by the coding sequence ATGTCGGCAACCACGCCTGCTCGCTCAGTCGCAGTCCCGGCGATCTCGCCCCGGCTGCTCGCGATCGCCCTCGTCACCGTCGTACTGGCGCTGATGCTCGCCTACCTGGTGGGCTTCGACCAGGGTGCGCTGTCGCGCTCCGGCATGTACCTGCACGAGCTGATGCACGACGGCCGGCACCTGCTCGGCGTTCCGTGCCACTGA
- a CDS encoding helix-hairpin-helix domain-containing protein: MKIRTRYTGQSAPFERLRRLVLRRLPAGAVVSRAVLTVTPHSVDPGRRFLETLAFPGPVGDFGANKVLPTGAVEIELHARRKLAALTGSGLTGAGTLLVDLGGGYLGVNASGGLGDGPALQLANTMDLPGLTVTGLRIAGVGPDISTLKVVSPPSDLTLAIEGGPVFYNRPGDLVEPVTTPDFSAVLQTMLPDLPLDNGCYVVPLVITSNSISRLDLSWEIDYTVAVSATPPDLTMIQSSYQYAGTPSAAQALSIAMPPGLIAVPGGTAGRVQGGFEASTVVFGALTPVATEHVEVSGAGPLAQPFTLDAAEVASSVDLLLTSVTAEAKLAIDLVNDLDGKPGRVSSLSKPAELTLTRDSAGSPTWMNVVLPAELELPGGVRHWLIVQAKEGVAAWGAGPAAEGLQRTTDGGLSWRSVGGAGAQLRLRQLTTTFQMPLELRVAAGTEEVAVSLQRFAAQGSIDLDLNFPEVAGAVNAAAAGQGVAQVTAEHVANGNFDDWYRVGTGIGGPAELGSENVKLGRAAAFLPDSGTVLVGAQGGRLRSYDVLTREPGFDADLGTAGDPVAMAIDPSGTQAVVALTAIGRVAGGSGSGAVLQLVSTVNGRPIGPAIGVPEVVLDVVRVADGSGVLLLCWDAANDAVVRFVGWADLRGGAPDWSKLPSDRVIGSPRALATGADGAIYLLLRGDGKATLMRYPDRSGLLSRNTLSVELTDGAVDVAVVSSRGQVIFLGQQTVQFLRANDLTPAGRLDLPTRSSPQCLGVDPAGELGLVIQDGAVLAIDVRRRALIEQSGAVMDNTADGAKIAVSPAGTHAVVTLEDGARAQLLTLGNAQPVDWELTAGAVQPFAFPSTGEVFALLGDLKRREHKVLEPAAISQAVGVLAATRYRFAFDGISEDEDAVAQLIWRGSACALGRTDRIPVTSFDADRQTALEHVPRHELVVTSPAGSTQVEIRFFTPGGLTAVDRVTLAGTADAASTVPSAWTPAGAVVTPSAGTGVTMTNSGATDALVTQLVPVDQADFFDLRLSARASDPGAAVEVSFGDETEAPIGTALTLQLDPLDFEDRAMSGTVPAGAAVARLRFVVPAGGVVELSGLSLTCGTAQQVALNFVSQAPGDLTMTGVSVQLDEGVPIASPLPADGLCPSTPAGDGPDGEECYCSTCGEDRPVRRPVAVTTPAGRPATLTSCPTCGTDRVRLGGRLRMAPEIHLPRFRIPDRPSLTTGPAVVSRARTELPLTAVKGVGKARAVELVRAGVPDLVTLSSAAPDVVAGLRGVSDKLARQLIIEAGQLVRAHGVRVIFPT, translated from the coding sequence ATGAAGATCCGGACCAGGTACACGGGACAGTCGGCGCCGTTCGAGCGGCTCCGCCGGCTGGTGCTGCGCCGGCTCCCGGCCGGCGCGGTGGTCAGCCGCGCCGTGCTGACGGTGACGCCGCACAGCGTGGACCCGGGCCGGCGATTCCTGGAGACGCTCGCCTTCCCCGGACCGGTCGGCGATTTCGGCGCGAACAAGGTGCTGCCCACCGGCGCGGTGGAGATCGAGCTCCACGCCCGCCGGAAGCTGGCGGCGCTGACCGGCAGCGGCCTGACCGGGGCCGGTACCCTGCTGGTCGACCTGGGTGGCGGGTACCTCGGCGTCAACGCCTCCGGCGGTCTCGGGGACGGGCCCGCCCTGCAACTGGCCAACACGATGGACCTGCCCGGCCTGACCGTCACGGGTCTGCGGATCGCGGGTGTGGGCCCGGACATCTCCACCCTCAAGGTCGTCTCTCCACCCAGCGACCTCACCCTCGCCATCGAAGGCGGTCCGGTCTTCTACAACCGCCCGGGAGACCTCGTCGAACCGGTCACCACCCCGGACTTCTCCGCTGTCCTGCAGACGATGCTGCCGGACCTCCCGCTCGACAACGGCTGCTACGTGGTCCCGCTGGTCATCACGTCGAACTCGATCTCCCGCCTCGACCTCAGCTGGGAGATCGACTACACCGTCGCGGTCTCGGCAACACCGCCTGACCTGACGATGATCCAGTCCAGCTACCAGTACGCCGGTACGCCTAGCGCGGCCCAGGCCTTGAGCATCGCGATGCCGCCGGGGCTGATCGCAGTACCGGGTGGGACGGCCGGCCGGGTGCAAGGTGGATTCGAGGCGAGCACGGTCGTGTTCGGGGCGTTGACGCCGGTTGCGACCGAGCACGTGGAGGTGTCGGGTGCGGGGCCGCTGGCGCAGCCGTTCACGCTCGATGCCGCTGAGGTGGCGAGCTCCGTCGACCTGCTGCTGACGTCGGTGACCGCCGAGGCGAAGCTGGCGATCGACCTGGTGAACGACCTGGACGGCAAGCCAGGGCGGGTGTCGTCACTGAGCAAGCCGGCGGAGCTGACCCTGACCCGTGACTCGGCCGGATCGCCGACCTGGATGAACGTGGTCCTGCCCGCCGAGCTCGAGTTGCCCGGCGGCGTACGGCATTGGCTGATCGTGCAGGCCAAGGAAGGCGTCGCAGCCTGGGGTGCCGGGCCGGCGGCCGAAGGTCTGCAGCGGACGACCGACGGTGGGTTGTCCTGGCGATCGGTCGGCGGAGCCGGCGCGCAACTGCGATTGCGGCAGCTGACCACGACCTTCCAGATGCCGTTGGAGTTGCGCGTCGCCGCCGGCACCGAGGAGGTCGCGGTGTCGCTGCAGCGATTCGCGGCGCAGGGGTCGATCGACCTCGACCTGAACTTCCCGGAAGTCGCCGGCGCGGTCAATGCGGCAGCGGCCGGACAGGGCGTTGCCCAGGTGACCGCCGAGCATGTTGCCAACGGCAACTTCGACGACTGGTACCGGGTCGGTACCGGGATCGGCGGACCGGCCGAACTCGGCAGCGAGAACGTCAAGCTCGGCCGGGCCGCGGCCTTCTTGCCGGACAGCGGCACCGTGCTGGTCGGCGCACAGGGCGGACGGCTGCGTTCCTATGACGTTCTCACCCGCGAACCAGGGTTCGACGCGGATCTGGGGACGGCGGGGGATCCGGTCGCGATGGCGATCGATCCGTCCGGCACACAGGCTGTGGTCGCGTTGACCGCGATCGGCAGGGTGGCCGGCGGGAGTGGTTCGGGAGCCGTGCTGCAGCTCGTTTCGACCGTGAACGGGCGGCCGATCGGCCCGGCGATCGGCGTACCGGAAGTGGTGCTGGACGTGGTCCGGGTGGCGGACGGATCGGGTGTCCTGCTGCTCTGCTGGGATGCCGCGAACGATGCCGTCGTGCGTTTCGTCGGTTGGGCGGACCTGCGCGGGGGCGCACCGGACTGGTCCAAGCTGCCGTCCGACCGGGTAATCGGCAGCCCGCGAGCACTCGCGACCGGTGCCGACGGCGCGATCTATCTCCTGCTCCGGGGCGACGGCAAGGCGACGCTGATGCGTTACCCCGATCGGTCCGGCCTGCTGTCGCGCAACACGCTCTCGGTCGAGTTGACCGACGGAGCCGTCGACGTGGCGGTTGTGTCGTCCAGGGGTCAAGTGATCTTCCTCGGCCAGCAGACCGTGCAGTTCCTGCGGGCGAACGACCTGACGCCGGCCGGGAGGCTCGACCTGCCGACTCGCTCGAGTCCGCAATGCCTGGGCGTCGACCCGGCCGGCGAACTGGGTCTGGTGATCCAGGACGGCGCGGTACTGGCGATCGACGTCCGCCGACGGGCTCTGATCGAGCAGAGCGGTGCCGTCATGGACAACACCGCTGACGGCGCCAAGATCGCCGTCAGCCCGGCCGGGACGCACGCCGTGGTGACGCTCGAGGACGGGGCCAGAGCGCAGTTGCTGACGCTGGGCAACGCTCAACCGGTGGACTGGGAGCTGACGGCCGGCGCTGTCCAGCCCTTCGCCTTCCCGTCGACCGGTGAGGTGTTCGCGCTGCTCGGCGATCTGAAGCGTCGTGAGCACAAGGTGCTGGAGCCGGCCGCGATCTCGCAGGCTGTCGGGGTGCTGGCGGCTACCCGGTACCGGTTCGCTTTCGACGGGATCAGTGAGGACGAGGATGCCGTCGCTCAGCTGATCTGGCGCGGCTCGGCCTGTGCTCTCGGCCGGACGGACCGGATACCCGTCACCTCGTTCGACGCGGATCGGCAGACCGCGCTGGAGCACGTCCCCCGGCACGAACTCGTGGTGACCTCGCCGGCCGGCTCGACCCAGGTGGAGATCAGGTTCTTCACCCCGGGCGGCCTGACCGCCGTCGACCGCGTGACGCTGGCCGGTACTGCGGACGCCGCGTCCACGGTGCCGTCCGCCTGGACTCCGGCCGGCGCCGTGGTCACGCCGTCGGCAGGTACGGGCGTCACCATGACGAACTCCGGCGCGACCGACGCTCTCGTGACTCAGTTGGTGCCGGTGGACCAGGCGGACTTCTTCGACCTTCGGCTGAGCGCTCGAGCGAGCGATCCGGGTGCGGCGGTCGAGGTGAGCTTCGGCGATGAGACCGAGGCACCGATCGGGACCGCTCTGACGCTGCAGCTCGATCCGCTGGACTTCGAGGACCGTGCGATGAGCGGGACTGTGCCGGCGGGCGCGGCGGTCGCGCGGCTGCGGTTCGTAGTACCGGCGGGTGGTGTGGTGGAGCTGTCCGGCCTGTCGCTGACCTGCGGTACCGCGCAACAGGTCGCGCTGAATTTCGTCTCGCAGGCTCCTGGCGACCTGACGATGACCGGGGTGTCGGTTCAGTTGGACGAGGGCGTCCCCATCGCGTCGCCGCTGCCTGCTGATGGCCTCTGCCCGTCCACCCCGGCCGGCGATGGGCCGGACGGCGAGGAGTGCTACTGCTCGACCTGCGGCGAAGACCGGCCGGTACGCCGACCTGTCGCGGTCACGACCCCAGCCGGGCGGCCGGCCACGCTCACCAGCTGCCCGACCTGCGGTACCGATCGGGTACGCCTGGGTGGACGGCTGAGGATGGCACCGGAGATCCACCTGCCACGCTTCCGGATCCCGGACCGGCCCTCGTTGACCACCGGCCCCGCCGTGGTGTCGCGAGCCCGGACGGAGCTGCCGCTGACGGCGGTCAAGGGGGTCGGGAAGGCCCGGGCGGTCGAACTCGTCCGGGCTGGGGTTCCGGACCTGGTCACGCTGAGCAGCGCCGCTCCGGACGTCGTCGCCGGATTGCGCGGCGTGTCCGACAAGCTGGCCCGGCAGCTGATCATCGAGGCCGGCCAGCTGGTGCGGGCTCACGGAGTACGGGTGATCTTTCCCACCTGA